DNA from Branchiostoma lanceolatum isolate klBraLanc5 chromosome 9, klBraLanc5.hap2, whole genome shotgun sequence:
TGACTTGGTGATCTCATCTCTTTAGGATTCTAGGTAAAAGATTAAGTTCAGATGAAACAGAACCTTACAGACCTACATCAGTGGGGAGATATCAAAGTCTCCCATACACCATACCTCCGCCCAcaattatctttttattttctatgACCCAAGCCCCAGTGTTATCTAACGTTACTATCCAAAGATCTTGACCATACTGATAAGGAGGCAAAATCTTCTTGGCGACGGTAAATATCGCACCTGTCCCGTCTTGATGTCCCTTCTTTGCAAAGTCGTACTTCCCCTTCTCCCCGTACCACACGCCACACAGCGCCTTCCCGGACAGAGGCGTCTTCCCTCCCGCCAGCTTCATCCCCACGTTCTGCCCATGTGGGCTCGCGGTGTCGTACTCCAAATTACCAGTCTGTAACGACAACCACAAAATCAGGTCAGAACATAAGTTGTCTTTTCTGGAGTATATTTTATAGTCAATTGAAATGCCATAGTGCACATGTGCAATACATGGCAAAGAAAAGTTGTTTGGTTAACACGTTACGTGGTTTATCATGGATATCATAGATGATGAAAAGAAAGACATCGGATCGTCGCGTTGgccggtcgccatcttggatcatcAAACCAttccaccaacatggcggtggtGACCATTTCTTGGTGTATTAGCAAGTCGGGACGTCAAATGCAGATGCGTTATTCATTCTGTAATCTGGATAAAAAGTTCTTTAAACACAACTGATGAGTTAATACCAGGCCGAAGTTCTGGTGACCGTCTGCCACATTCCAGAGaccaatactgactggttctacctcgcactgcagctagatgtcGCTGCTGCATTGTGAAGATGCGGTGTCAAACCTGACTGAGTTTACacaaggaggtccttggtttACATCCCCCTTTATGTCGACTTATGTTCTGAAATCTTTCAACGTCGTATGTGAATTTGACTGTTAGTcgcattgatgaaggttatacatctaGATACAACATCGCCTAACACAAAATGAATCAGGCAACTTGATAAAATCTCtgaagagtcagacgtttcagatagcatctactATCTTTACTTGTGAATGAAAATGTTCAGATAACATACAACAACTGACGAAAGATAACGCATAACGCATGTCTGTCACCTGTGCCAGATGCTCCGCCCACTTCTGCGCTGATTGACAGAGCTGAGTGCTGATCTCCAGTGGCTGGGCTCCGTGTCGGGATCGGTACTCGTTGTGCGCGGACAAGCACTCATCCCTGAACGTGTTGAACACCCTCTCGCCTATCAACGACTTGGCAGACGGCATGGCTGAGAAGTTGACATTCATAAAAAGCTTGTTGGttatcaaaacaaacaatgtaaCCAGCTgatgccgcgccgcgtgcctgcgaagctggtggtTTActccgaagggcggttataccggctatacagatacagatatgagCGTGCCTAACTGACGAGGTCTTTCTATCTAGCGCTTATTACGATTTCGGCTTAATTCAGAGGACACATACTTGACCTCAAGAAGGTTGTGCTTAAGTTTAGGCCCATGTTGTAGGGTTGAAACTTTGAACAAGTCAGTGTTTTGGTAATTTCTTTACATGTCAGCATGTACCTTATTGCATTGTCTAGCGATATTCACACTGTACAAATCAAATGCGACGTCGTTGTACGGAACGTAATGAAAACCTAGCATTTGGCAACCTTAAAGTTGAGCATGTACCTGAAATATTGCGAATACATGATTACATACAAATACCAATGTTGCTTACGGTGCAATGACACAGCAGTTGTTTTGCACAGTTAGAGAAAGCAGTTGTGTTCAGTTGTGACCCAAATTGCCCTTACAGAGCAGTGAACTGTTATCAAACTGTTTTGAATATGGCGCGTCGGGTCACTCATGTCAAGCGTTCGTTATCACATCTATCCTGGTGATTAAATCCCAGCAACTGATTCAGTCCGTGAGCGATGCAGCCTTTTGTAAAACATGTCACAAGAAATTGGCTGGCACATGTGGCAGAAATTTTCAGATAATTCCTGTTGCTTTTTTGGTCATCTATATTTGAGATCAGTCACTACggttttgatgtacatgtatacttttaGTGACATTTCTACTGCAATTGTACGTTTCCAATCCGTGATCAAGTCCTGAGTCTTTCTAAGTAAGTATGGATCAAAAGAGTCAGACATTCGATTCTAGCCGCCGGTATCTTCCGAGTTGTTAAACACTTAGTAGGCTTGCCGAACCGACGCGAATCATTGGTGTGGACATCATATGTAAACGATAATGTAACCCGGTTGGGTATGGCTACCTTTACACTAACCGCCGTACTAAGGCAAAGATTTGATGGCTTCAATGTTTCACTGTTCTTTGAACAAATATGTAGATATTCAGTTTTATAAGGAGATTTTGCGAAAACAGATTTAAGCAGAACCTTGCGACAGATTCATCAATTCAGGTGTGTTCAATAGATAATAGCGTCCCTCGCACAGCAAGCTATACCTCCAGGCACATTTCACACGCCGCAGAGCACGTGATAAAATTACAGACCATAAGCATAACCCCGGACTATGCTAGACAATGACTACCATACCAACGCCATTATTAGATGGAAACGTAGTTCACGTAAGGTTACACATGACTACTGCATATTTGGCGCAGACTCAAAAAACATGGTGGACAAATCTGCTTTCTGAGTATCTGTCTATCAGGCTTAGGCTATCTAATCCCACAAGAACCTTAAGATCCCTTATCACGCAATGCACATGCAAATTAAAACCCTCGTCTTACGAAATTGCTTAACGTTGACCCTGAGCAAGACTTAAAATGCATAAAGACGCATTTTCCCCATGCACACAGCTGATACATCCTCTTTCTTGTAAATAGACGATATAAAACATTGCTAAAACCGACATAACAACGTGAAATCTCTAAACAATACCCCGAGTTCGACCAAGGACAAACAAGGAGCACTGACCTTGGTACAAATACTTTGGACAAAAACGAAGTACAAACAATGACGCAGTACAACGATTCCACGCACAGCATGCAGCAACAGCATTGATAGGTGCCTATATCAGGGCATGAAGTTAATAACAGCTAAGTACCTTACCTAACACTTGACTTGGTTGTTTTCCCCACTGCTGGTGTTAGTACAGGGTTTAGAGTGAAAACTGGGTGTGTACACTCTGCTCACACGCCACTGTGTAGTATGGGTCAAGGCCGCTGACACCAGCCAATGATAACAATGGCTTCAAAATGATGCCATCCAACTGTCACAGAaatttacataaattatgcattaGAAGTCTGACGAGGCACGTGTATTAGAATAGCTGATTTGCACTTGCAAAATTGCAGCACAATACTCTGTGGAGCACCATGTTTAGAGTAGCTTAATCCGCTAATGCTAACTGACATCTTACACACTGCAGTCATGTCACACTGTCATTCCTCAGTAAGATAGCCGGAGCCTAACGTTAGTAGTTACCATTTATTCCAGGCTCTTCATTCAgcctgttcatcatcatcaccgcaTATCAGTGTTTATGATTACATACTTCTTATCCTGAGACATAATGAccccaaaaaaattaaggttaCTTCTGCAGCCGTGTACATCTGAGCAACACCTTCTGATAAATCACCTGGATGATGTGCCAAATATATTTGACCAACAAACCATGGTGTTTCATAGGACTATCTGGGTCTCACAAACCTAGCAACAACTATGCAATTAAAGTGATTAGTAAGTATTGCATGACATATTTTATTCatacttttgtcttttttcataTTGCATGCTCACCCGTAACGTTAAGTGATTTCCACAATAGTCATAGTTTGAAAAGTGCCTATTCTTTGATTATATGCTCTATCATAACTTCCCGCATACAAAAGTATTTCAATATATAAAGTACCGAGATATATCACAATTTTTTACAGCAAAAAAGGAATGTACAAGTTAATCAAAAACCAAAAATATTATTGCAGAaaatttagatttaaaaaaaaatagacaaGGAATTTTAGCCTACTCCTCTTCATAGCTGCATTATGTTGAGTAACGTGAGGACAGGAGCAATGCTAAGGACACCAGTCCTGCGATGGCACAGCCAAACTGGACAGCAAACAAGTCTTTCCAGGCAAAGGAGCCCATCAGATTGTCCATGATCACCGCAGCCAGCGACCCTAAACAGTCCAGGATCCCGGTGACGGTGGGCGTGTGACGCTTTCCTCCGAACGACATGTAGAATATCGTGATGGGCAGGAAGAAAGGGGTTGTTACGGAAAAGCCAAGAAAGAATGCAACGACTACGGCAAGTTTGATGTCCAAGTCATTGTATCGCCACAGCGTTCCGATACACACCACGGTGATGACGAGGAATGTAGACATCATGATGCACTTTTCCTGGCGACGCAATCTGTCGTACAGAAAGCCGCCGATGACGAGAGACACGATGGCGCCGGCGGGGGCTAGGGCGGCGGCCTGCGCGGCCTGGCCTGGCGTGAGGTGCAGTGCCTCCTTGAAGTACAATGGCATGAAGATCTGAAGTTCAAACACTCCTGGAGAACAAACAGAATTAGGTGATCAGGGCTGCTTGTTtgaaacagaaaacaacaatttctgtttgtatttcatcttcAGAAAGTACATAATTAGAGCTATTTGCATGCTACCAGTACCTGCAAATCTAACCTTTGTTCTTCCATTGTTGCCACACAAGTGAAGGACATACAATGTTCTGAAATATGTTCATCAATCTAACAAGTTGTTAcattgatgtacagtcaaacctgcactggtgaccacctctacataaagccACCTGGCCAATGGCCTCAGGTAATTTTCTCCATTGACATaagtattaagaatcctgtatagtgaccacctatagtgaccacctgtccacatagaccaaacTTCATCTGTCTCCTGAGTGGCCTTAGTGTACATACTTCAGAACACGAGTAACAAGTCCAGCAGACTCCCACCTGACAGAGCCATGGATGCCACGGCCACCACCCAGAAGGCAGGAGTCTCCATCATGTACACCAGGGCTTGCCTCACACTCAGCTTGTCCATGGGATGGTCCTGGGGCTTCTGCTGCAGGAAAGGGAATGGGAATCTTGTCAGATTTATGCTAGAAATGTAAATGCAAATGTGGGGTTTACAAACGTTTTCAAACAACAAAGCAAGGATGACTCTAAAATCAGCTTTCTTTTAATCAAACAGCATCAAATCACTGGTGAAGAGAGAATAACAGTTATGTTAATCTGACCTTTGAGGGGGATTCTGCTTCTCGTGTTGCCGGCGCCAGCCCAAGTTTGCTGGGAGACTCGTACAGAAGAAACTGCTTCAGACACACaatcatcaccatggcaaccgccGGGATGGTAACAACAGTCCGCCAGTGGAGACCTGACAGGGAAAAGACAAAATTATCAACATcttattttcaaagaaaagaatTGTTATGTCTATACTGAAACAATGGATGAACTTAATTGCTCAAGAATCAtgcaaggtacaatgtatgggcAACAATTATTTAATGACAATACAACAAAACTGATTTAGTCGACACACCAGAGGATAAAACTGAAAgctagaaatgaaaaaaaactagaGAGAatgcatatttttttctatgtaaCTGCCATTGTGCTTTAGTGCTATGCTATTGATTCAATAGTGAGAAATGTTGACATACGGTGCTGAGTTATTTCCTGGTTTAGGCCACTCTAACATGTCTAGAAGCACAACCCAGCATTCTAGTAACATTCTCCCTGGTGCCTATCCTTGTAACCAATGCAGGTTTGAAGCTGCAGGCTACCACAGCAGGGGGGAGGTTAAAGACAGAAAGAGCACCTCTGGACAGCATGGAGCCGATGAGAACAGTCGCGATGACGCTTCCCGCCTGGAAACCGATGGACATTCCTCCCAGAACCTTCCCATAATCCTCTTTGTCAAACCAGGCCGACAGCAGCTTGGTGACAGCCGGCCAGATTGCCTGATGGGAAGGGAAGACTTCAGCTTTGTGGCAGGGTCTTAGGGTAGGGGTAAGACGGTAAGGATGGGAGAAGAAAAAGCTTTTAGGCGTAAGAAGGATAAGaagaatagaaatacaaaacaagaTAGTAGTCTAGATGTAAAATATATGGGGAATATGGAGTATTTTATAAATGGTGGGTGTTGATGCTATTTATCTTGTTGGGAAGTTGCTGCTCAAGCAAAAAAGTGCTTCAAGTTTAAGGAGAACAAGGGAGGAAAAGGACAGCCAGGTAGAATGAtggtacatttacatacaaatgtactcaAAAACAGTACACCATGCTACAAGACTCAGCGCTTATAACTGCAAATGTCATAATCTAAAATGCCATCATCGTACCATACCTGTAGCACATTAAATACAGACACAAACATCAGAAGAGGACTACTCCGTTGAATATATCCGTGGATGTACGGTAAGACGTTTCTATACCCCTGTaccttaatcatcatcatcccatATTTTGACTATTGTTGACACCTCTCAATTtcacaaaaatgatttttcctGGGTGATTGATGAATACTTAATAAACAAGTGAAATAAATTCATAACAATACAATTTACTTACAGTGAAAAGCTTCAGTAGCATGTAGGAACCAATCAACATAGAGGCGGTGTACACCCTGGCGTAGGCTATGGCGAAGAACGCTACCAACAGTAGAGACACGGTCAGAACTCGTGTCCCTCCGAACGACTCCGAGGCCACCCCGCACAGGATTTTGCCCAGGATAAATGCACCATTTCCGCAGGCCAGCATAGTTCCTGCTGTCCGCTGTAACAGAAAACGTGTTCACTTTAATGTTGTCTTAACCATTGCGACCATTGATATTAAGAAAACACAACAGGAGTGTCCTTTTAGATaagtttaacgttacatgttacaGAAATAACTTCTGAAACTTTAGATTCAGAGCAATTATTAgcctagcctctgcttggaCGGTATCTAATTAGCATTGCCAGATGAACTAGTCTATCTGAATGGGCTGTACTATATCCAATCACCAAGATAATACCAGGACAATGTCAAAATGCAAGTAAATGCATCAAAGATTCAAACTTCAAAGGGATCTGGAGTTGtagctgcgaacacacaaaTCCAGATAATTGCGGGTAACGTTAACGTACTGGCAGGTGAATATATATAATAGGAGGTCAACCGCCTTCATGAGATTATCAAAATGTGGGGCCTATAATTCATGAGATTTGCTTCTACCTTCTACTGTACAAAAGCACCACCTATCGACTCTTTTCATAAAGACAGGTGGCACGGGGAGGGTATCAAATGCACTTCCTGTGGTAAAGAACGTGTCTACGTGGCGACTACAGATGGTTTTGTTTATGAAAGTCCGTAAACTGTTCTGGTTGTCTGGGGCATATATCTGGGGGCATATACATGCCTATAGTTTCAAACGTTCAATGCCGCGGATACGTTTATATACGTACCGTCGTATACGTTTACAAGTGCATTTGGGCCGTGACCATGTTATTTTCCCATATGGGTCAGTACTCTATAAAATTTAAGACCGTCTGACCGCATGGCACGCCTCGATGAAATAGGTAACGTTATTATCTAAAGGTTTGTTATACAGATACGGTTGGCTTCGTACAATAAAGAGAGTATCCCTTCATATTGTACTGTATATCGTCCTCACCTTGTCGAACTGGATGGTTTTGTCCAGCATCATGGCGGGCATAACAGCTTCCGTCGCCGTGCGGCAGAAGACGCTCCCCCAGTACCCCAGGAACAGCCCGAGGAAGGCCAGCCACTGCCAGCGGCGCTTCGACATGGCAGAAATAATCTGGGCTTTCGGAGAAGTCGACGCTGCCATGGCGCCGTTGTTTTGGCGAGGACTATTATAAACAGTAATCGCCTTCCGTGATCTCAAGTAGCCACGTTTGCTGGCTACATATCTACTGCATTTTTACCACGAACTGCCAGACGGCGCTGTTAGACCGCTGGTCATTGATAAACTGCACTTTGTATAAGAACTGCAAGATGACGCTTTTAGACCATACCAAGTAATTCTGGATCAGCTGAATCAAAATCACTGCAGTTTTACCACCTGATGTGACGGTACCGTTACCATTTACCATTTTACATGATTTGAAGTTTAAATATGTTGATTGTAACATAACATTTTGAGCATCAAAAAAGTAATGGCGAGAGCTGCCAGTTCTATTTCATCAGTGACCCAATATTACTGATCATTACTGCCACCTATGCCATGGTAGTGGTACATTAACAGTTACCTCTGCAATAACTTTTGATTTTAAACTTCAATATTTGTAGCAATGATGGTCGGACATCATTACCAATGAACACCTCACTTCCTTCTACCAACATTGTTGTGTGCCTGTCTTCAGTTTCTTCCCATCCTATAAGTTATTTCCCTGTGCTGGCTTACCAGACATTCAATATCTCTCCCCTTTTGTTCAACAACAATACTAACGTTAATGTTACTACTGGGGAATAAAAGGAGGTTCTTTAACTTTCCATTCCCCCAACTGTTGACAAAGCACTTGTGTGTAAGTCCACTTGAGAACTCTTGTAATCTCCATAATCAGTCTCAAACCTCTGTCTGACCACCAGCCAAAAGCGTGACCATTCGACATGATTACATCTGCATAATTCCATTATATTTCCTGTCCATTAGGGTGATGCAGTCTTTGTTGGGGTCGCTCCGACTGACCACCGTTTGAAGGGTCAGCCTATTGAGTACACGCTGCGTTTGTGCTGGCTGGACAAGCCGACTCCTGGTGACCTGGGTACCATTGTTCTCACGGTAGCGTGCTGGTTTAGAAGACTGGTGAGTTTTTTGGGTTTTTTCCCCTCCTCTCTGTTCTCCTGTTCAGAAATTCTTTGAGGACCAACATCAGCAAAAGCAGGTAATGTTAAATGTACCGTTCTGTATGATGTGATAGCATGTTTTATATATTTCTCCTCACAGACTTCTGCTTTCAGGTTATTTAACTATGCCCAAATTGATTAAGAGATAATAATATTGTACATCTCTACATGGCTGTAGATATCATAATGCATGAAAACAATACTGCACAGACAGAGAAATGTGTTACATTATTTCCATGTGACTTTTGGTATGATCTTTCACATGGCCTTGTCCCAATTCCTCTGGCATTTTCCTCTTTCCTTTTTATGGTCAGATCAAAAACGACTTGAAATCAGAAATGTCTTCTTCTTATATCAGACACTATTCAAGTTACTTTTGGTAATTGATTTACATGATGATGGTTTACTCATGGTTCATTGAGATTTGTTCATTCACTTCTTTTTCATCACATAGAATagaaagcaaacaaagaaacagcaTGGAAAATGTGTTCTCCCTTCTCAATGCCCAACTAATACAGTAATCATATAGTAATCATATAGATAACACAATCTATGTTTGTTTATCAAATTGTGTATAAAAcacatttcctgtgtttttctGGAGGCTTGTTTGAATCCGTAACTTTCCCCATGTAAATCCAGTCAGGTGTCAGCATAGACGGATGACCCATGGGGGATTACCTTATTTGGAAGTACATTGTTGCGTAGCGTGTAATCAGGCCACAACCACCGCCCCAGGAAAAGAGAGGGTACACTATCATTGGGTCATCACTTCCCTGCCGCACTCGGGGAGAGGGATTCCcgcatttgttgtttttctaacaCTTTCCTGGCTGGTTAGGGGTAACTGCAGATTTCGGGTAAGACGAATTCTTTAATTGATTGGGGACTAGTTGAAAAGTTTTGGATGCAAGGGAAAGGGGACTTACATGGGCTTTCAAATGGTAGGTAGGGTGGCATGTGCTTCTCACTGCTTGGCAGTTGAACTAGTTATACAGACGTCTAGCTCTGATGCCatattcatctttttttctaacAAGCCCCTGGCTTAAATACTGAACAGACACAGCATAAACCTAACACCATATGATATAAagagtttaactttaagtttaatgTAAAAATTGTGTGTGTTGACAAACAATGTAAGTTGTGGATCAGCTTTTAGTCAAACAGTAAAACACCTTTGcattaatgaaaaaatagagGGGCTGCCTTTGTCTCAACTTTTAGCTAAGAAATTCTGTTATTCTTGGAATTGCAACTTTTTATACCTTAGATTCCTTACACTAAGTTCTTTATTTCGTGATCTCAAAACAAAAATTTagctttttctttaaaaaatattttcaagtagagagtttttttctttctttttttacttcatAGCAGTGTAAGACATtttggattcttttttttttttactatataAAGAACAGTGTGACACTGTCCCTTTTCTACTCTAAAAGATCAGGCCGTGTTTTGTTATTCAGGAATTCATGTGGCTATTTTATGTCAGCTGTGACACTTCCCAAGGCCATGTTTTCAAGCCTGGAGGCTAAAACACACCGTGAAGACCTTGTACGGAGCACAACCCAACAATGGAGCAGTTCAAATATACTGTACCTTCAAGAGTGGTGACATAACGTCTGCGCCCTGTTACTCAAGAACCCAGCCCTCTCCACGGCTCCTTTACCATGAATTGTGTTGCTTTAGCTGTAATCAATTGCTTGACAGCCTGCTTGAAAGCATGTAAGTAGGCTAATCAAGTTTGGAAGTAGTGTCTCTGTTAACATTTTGCATTACTGTACACACACGGTAACGTCAGTTTGATTCACAGGTTTTAACATCATGCAAATGATACCAACTTTCTGGAAGAGCCCCACCTCCAAACTTGGAAATGcattttgctatttttttacatcattaCACTGTTGTGGGCCTCCCCCTGCATTTAGGTGGATCAAGTACCATTTTGTATTGACAACATTTGGATAAGTACCCCCTGATTCACGCTGAAAGCATCTTGATACCCTTTCTCAGCCAGCGTTTAGTTCCACCAGGTTCCACTAGAGTTGTTCTGTGAAGAGCAGACAAGATGGTTTTCCAGGGCCCAACAGAGCAGGGATTGTTACACAGGTGTTGGAACTTTCTGTGGTCCTTTTAGCATAGGAAGTAACAAATTATGGCAGAGTACAGCCTGGAATGTTGATGCAGGAAGGAAGCTAAACCATGACAGGTAGACTTCAGTCTTGTCTTTAACTCATGTTAGAACACATCTCCAAATCTGTCAATACCTGAAAGTTAAAGACACCTGAGCACCCACATTTCTTCATAATCAGCCTTCTTATGCAAGGGTATCAGTAGCTCCTTATCCTATCACTCTATCGGTTCTCATTTGAAAGCTTTTGCAATCAGGTTATTAACTTGACTTTTCACTCTGTTTAATAGTAATCTTCAGGTAGATTTTGGCTTTGACGTATTATATAGAGATCAGCCTAGGTGCCATCCTTGTTAGTTTTCCGCAGCTCCCATATCAATTACTAGTACTCTCTGCTAGAGTGTGAGAGCCACGGAAAATagagaaatgtttaaaaagtgcgtactttattcgagacgATACGgtaattaggatggcacccagactagTTTTGTATGAGGCATTCTGTGAAATGTTGCACAAAAGCAGAGCTCACGAGAGCAAAACGAAAAAAATCCAAAGCTAACCATCTGCTTGTATATTACTGAATGGTGAAGTGCAAGTGTAACAGTCGGCAATGGTTAGCAAGCTCACATGAGTTCTGTGCTTCAGTAAAGTTTTGCTTGTGAAGACTTTTTGCCAAAACAAGTTGTTGTCCGCACTTTGGAAAATATGCCAGAGATACGCTCCTGTAAACACAACTCATGATACGTTATCTGAGTTTACGGAGCGAGAAAATCACTGGAACAGAGACCACCCAAAGTCGGTTTGCAAGCTAGAAGATAAACTGGCCAGGCCAATGCTCTTGAATTTCTATCAGGGTTGGCTTCAACGACCAACGACAACAAATTACTTTTCCTATTGCTTTTCCCCTTGCAAAACTTCTGGCCGCGGTTCTGAAGTGAGGCTGAGTGAAAGAGGAGTTGTCACGGATGACGGATTCGTAGGCGGGACAGATTTCACAGATGAAGAGGCCCTAAGAATGGAGGGAACTGGAAAATTGAATTCCTGCCAAGGAATCCTTCTGCTCTTTTGGTGATTTTCCTCATGTCTGGGGTCCAACAATAGGCCTGTCTTGCAGCCTACATAGGGTTTTTGTCACCCTTGCAAAAGTAGTTCCCACCCCTACAGGCATGTCAAAGTGTGGAGAATTGGCGGATCTGATGGTATACTTTTCTGTCACTGGATGTTCTCATTTATAAATCGTTAAGTAGGCTCTATTCGAGGAGATTTCTTCTAGGTTTTGTTCAATATGACAGGCGAAAAATCTTGAATCAATGAGTTTTCTTGTTCTGAGGGTGAAGTCATCTTAAATTAGGAATTCAAAAA
Protein-coding regions in this window:
- the LOC136442487 gene encoding glucose-6-phosphate exchanger SLC37A2-like isoform X2 — its product is MAASTSPKAQIISAMSKRRWQWLAFLGLFLGYWGSVFCRTATEAVMPAMMLDKTIQFDKRTAGTMLACGNGAFILGKILCGVASESFGGTRVLTVSLLLVAFFAIAYARVYTASMLIGSYMLLKLFTAIWPAVTKLLSAWFDKEDYGKVLGGMSIGFQAGSVIATVLIGSMLSRGLHWRTVVTIPAVAMVMIVCLKQFLLYESPSKLGLAPATREAESPSKKPQDHPMDKLSVRQALVYMMETPAFWVVAVASMALSGVFELQIFMPLYFKEALHLTPGQAAQAAALAPAGAIVSLVIGGFLYDRLRRQEKCIMMSTFLVITVVCIGTLWRYNDLDIKLAVVVAFFLGFSVTTPFFLPITIFYMSFGGKRHTPTVTGILDCLGSLAAVIMDNLMGSFAWKDLFAVQFGCAIAGLVSLALLLSSRYST
- the LOC136442487 gene encoding glucose-6-phosphate exchanger SLC37A2-like isoform X1, translated to MAASTSPKAQIISAMSKRRWQWLAFLGLFLGYWGSVFCRTATEAVMPAMMLDKTIQFDKRTAGTMLACGNGAFILGKILCGVASESFGGTRVLTVSLLLVAFFAIAYARVYTASMLIGSYMLLKLFTAIWPAVTKLLSAWFDKEDYGKVLGGMSIGFQAGSVIATVLIGSMLSRGLHWRTVVTIPAVAMVMIVCLKQFLLYESPSKLGLAPATREAESPSKQKPQDHPMDKLSVRQALVYMMETPAFWVVAVASMALSGVFELQIFMPLYFKEALHLTPGQAAQAAALAPAGAIVSLVIGGFLYDRLRRQEKCIMMSTFLVITVVCIGTLWRYNDLDIKLAVVVAFFLGFSVTTPFFLPITIFYMSFGGKRHTPTVTGILDCLGSLAAVIMDNLMGSFAWKDLFAVQFGCAIAGLVSLALLLSSRYST
- the LOC136442487 gene encoding uncharacterized protein isoform X3, with amino-acid sequence MAASTSPKAQIISAMSKRRWQWLAFLGLFLGYWGSVFCRTATEAVMPAMMLDKTIQFDKAIWPAVTKLLSAWFDKEDYGKVLGGMSIGFQAGSVIATVLIGSMLSRGLHWRTVVTIPAVAMVMIVCLKQFLLYESPSKLGLAPATREAESPSKQKPQDHPMDKLSVRQALVYMMETPAFWVVAVASMALSGVFELQIFMPLYFKEALHLTPGQAAQAAALAPAGAIVSLVIGGFLYDRLRRQEKCIMMSTFLVITVVCIGTLWRYNDLDIKLAVVVAFFLGFSVTTPFFLPITIFYMSFGGKRHTPTVTGILDCLGSLAAVIMDNLMGSFAWKDLFAVQFGCAIAGLVSLALLLSSRYST